A DNA window from Citrobacter tructae contains the following coding sequences:
- a CDS encoding LA2681 family HEPN domain-containing protein has protein sequence MEHRSLKIADDFGYELAASYNSYHNDEFNKQQELVHALLNEINQIGLQLKQAKKDNNTELLDQLQNQIEKLNTQLEKVKSNIDEKERLSSYSLSIPISQFESRLMQLITLARNSIMYLSLAIHFEERKRPKDGLYMPR, from the coding sequence ATGGAACATCGTTCATTAAAAATTGCAGATGATTTCGGTTACGAGCTTGCTGCATCCTATAATAGCTATCACAATGATGAGTTTAACAAACAACAGGAATTAGTACATGCCCTATTAAATGAAATCAATCAAATTGGATTACAACTTAAACAAGCTAAAAAAGATAACAACACTGAATTGTTAGATCAACTTCAGAATCAAATTGAGAAATTAAACACGCAACTCGAAAAAGTAAAATCGAATATTGATGAGAAAGAGAGATTATCCTCATACTCTCTTTCAATCCCAATAAGCCAGTTTGAATCTAGACTTATGCAACTCATTACGCTAGCACGGAATTCAATTATGTATTTATCTCTTGCAATACACTTTGAAGAGCGTAAACGCCCAAAAGACGGCCTTTATATGCCTAGATAA